In Clostridium sporogenes, one genomic interval encodes:
- a CDS encoding cyclic lactone autoinducer peptide: protein MKKQLKEKCIKVTAKFLKSVAYSTADSACVAGIYQPKEPKSLRK, encoded by the coding sequence ATGAAAAAACAATTAAAAGAAAAATGTATAAAGGTTACTGCAAAATTTCTTAAATCTGTAGCTTATTCTACAGCAGATTCAGCTTGTGTAGCGGGTATATATCAGCCAAAAGAACCAAAGTCATTAAGAAAATAA
- a CDS encoding accessory gene regulator ArgB-like protein, producing the protein MFLIEQISNKIGSKISSNLNLDKDTEEIIAYGAFSVLQTIWAFLCVVILGYICNVLIESVIIALTSVIYRKYSGGIHANTPNKCAILGAIVFVGFALIVKNINIGLNLFFPVICILIFIYSYYAIYKFVPVDTKTKPIENEDEILKLRRYSFFIISILFFIEALLLLIYFQYKNEMLIYYAKCIIAGVLWQSFTLTPLAKRVFANIAME; encoded by the coding sequence ATGTTTTTAATTGAACAGATTTCAAATAAAATAGGAAGTAAAATTTCTAGTAATTTAAATCTAGATAAAGATACAGAAGAGATTATTGCATATGGAGCCTTTTCAGTATTGCAAACAATATGGGCATTTTTATGTGTAGTAATTTTAGGATATATATGTAATGTATTGATAGAATCTGTAATTATTGCATTAACTTCAGTTATATACAGAAAGTATTCTGGTGGAATACATGCTAATACACCTAATAAGTGTGCAATTTTAGGAGCTATAGTTTTTGTAGGATTTGCATTAATAGTAAAAAATATTAATATAGGTTTGAATTTATTTTTCCCAGTAATTTGTATTTTGATATTCATTTATTCATATTATGCAATTTATAAATTTGTGCCAGTAGATACTAAAACTAAGCCTATAGAAAATGAAGATGAAATATTAAAATTAAGAAGGTATTCTTTTTTTATAATTAGTATTTTATTTTTCATTGAAGCCCTACTTTTGTTAATTTATTTTCAATATAAGAATGAAATGTTGATTTATTACGCTAAATGTATAATTGCAGGTGTTTTATGGCAGAGTTTTACTCTTACACCCTTAGCTAAAAGAGTGTTTGCTAATATAGCCATGGAATAA
- a CDS encoding ATP-binding protein, protein MNLDKIKIKNWSHDKKIYNSMLIVKFIILLFCAGAIYLNYAEKNNITEKFYFDALNLAIIIICLVSVYLIWMFISIKAFKLKKIKTIQVIENIISMISFTFIIILSGSYKSSYKFLFLLVIIITTIQLGMEYGIITAIVSSSIVLAIDLILAPKAPINIYFETDLILVGVFIMTAWPLGYYVNIQKEDLRQKEEEVNILASKLGQKEMQKRCMEQLLIKNENCYNLLIRNSKDAILVHRYGKIIFANERLKQMLGYKKEYNFEDIDIKSLIPKDQYNTVKNKLENLYCGSENIVKFQHNVINNKEKTIQNTSTYVIYNGMPTIFSILHDVTSKIQVEKLEQDVKKNIELLNESREYNKLITEFLSNISHELKTPLNVIFTAVQLLGFYEKDINKDLDYEKQDKYLKLIKQNCYRLMKLINNLLDTTKLDSGYLKLNLVNYNIISLIEEITLSVTSYAESKGINIVFDTNAEEKIIAVDPDKIERIILNLLSNSIKFTNSGGNIFVNIKDSGDYVYIHVKDTGVGIPSDKLESIFQRFFQVDKTLKKNKEGTGIGLHLVKSFVEMHKGDVTIASELGKGTEFIIKLPATVCNKNIESKNIIYEANIERINMEFSDITR, encoded by the coding sequence ATGAATTTAGATAAAATAAAAATTAAAAATTGGAGTCATGATAAAAAAATATATAATAGTATGCTTATAGTAAAATTTATTATATTGCTTTTTTGTGCAGGTGCTATTTATTTAAATTATGCAGAAAAGAATAATATTACTGAAAAATTTTATTTTGATGCATTAAATTTAGCTATTATTATAATATGTTTAGTTAGTGTATATCTTATTTGGATGTTTATATCAATAAAAGCTTTTAAACTGAAAAAAATAAAAACAATTCAAGTCATAGAAAATATCATATCAATGATAAGTTTTACATTCATAATAATATTGTCAGGAAGTTATAAAAGTTCTTATAAGTTTTTATTCTTATTAGTTATAATTATTACTACCATACAATTAGGAATGGAATATGGAATAATTACAGCAATTGTATCTTCCAGTATAGTATTAGCTATAGATTTAATATTAGCACCAAAGGCTCCAATAAATATATATTTCGAAACAGATTTAATTTTAGTAGGGGTATTTATAATGACAGCTTGGCCTTTAGGGTATTATGTGAATATTCAAAAGGAAGATTTACGACAAAAAGAGGAAGAAGTAAATATATTAGCTAGCAAACTAGGCCAGAAGGAAATGCAAAAAAGATGTATGGAACAATTACTTATAAAAAATGAAAATTGTTATAATTTACTTATAAGAAATTCAAAGGATGCTATATTGGTACATAGATATGGTAAAATTATATTTGCTAATGAGAGATTAAAACAGATGTTAGGATACAAAAAAGAGTATAATTTTGAAGATATAGATATAAAAAGTTTAATACCTAAAGATCAATATAATACTGTAAAAAATAAATTGGAAAATTTATATTGTGGTAGTGAAAATATAGTTAAGTTTCAGCACAATGTAATTAATAATAAAGAGAAGACAATACAAAATACATCTACTTATGTTATATATAATGGTATGCCAACAATTTTTAGTATATTACATGATGTAACATCTAAAATACAAGTAGAAAAACTTGAACAAGATGTTAAAAAGAATATAGAATTATTAAATGAAAGTAGGGAGTATAACAAATTAATTACAGAATTTTTATCTAATATATCTCATGAGCTAAAAACCCCATTAAACGTGATTTTTACAGCAGTACAATTATTAGGATTTTATGAAAAAGATATTAACAAAGATCTTGATTATGAAAAGCAAGATAAATATTTAAAACTAATAAAACAAAATTGTTATAGGCTTATGAAGTTGATAAATAACTTATTAGATACAACTAAATTAGATTCAGGGTATTTAAAATTAAATTTAGTTAATTATAATATAATAAGCTTGATAGAAGAAATAACATTATCTGTAACATCCTATGCGGAAAGCAAGGGTATAAATATTGTATTTGATACAAATGCGGAGGAGAAAATAATTGCGGTAGATCCAGATAAAATAGAAAGAATTATTTTAAATTTACTTTCAAATTCTATAAAATTTACTAACTCTGGAGGTAATATATTTGTAAATATAAAAGATTCTGGAGATTATGTATATATACATGTAAAAGATACAGGGGTTGGGATACCTTCAGATAAATTAGAATCTATATTTCAAAGATTTTTTCAAGTGGATAAAACTTTAAAGAAAAATAAAGAAGGAACTGGTATAGGATTACATTTAGTAAAGTCCTTTGTAGAAATGCATAAGGGTGATGTTACTATAGCCAGTGAACTAGGAAAAGGAACAGAATTTATAATAAAATTGCCTGCTACAGTTTGTAATAAGAATATAGAATCAAAGAATATAATTTATGAGGCTAATATAGAACGTATAAATATGGAATTTTCAGACATAACTCGATAA
- a CDS encoding GNAT family N-acetyltransferase, whose product MGDNNVELRQEVFKSDASIIANWLEDTEITQYLNEKQNVSKSIKDIMYRINMPILTHLFNQNGSFFMVTTNEKEPVGFLRLVPKNNIAEMVIVIGDKDKWGKGLGTNAILEGLKHAFFQWRVDEVVAKINFKNQRSRMVFKKIGFTEDKELAKEMQYSMSIKKFLKLVA is encoded by the coding sequence ATGGGAGATAATAATGTAGAGCTGAGACAAGAAGTTTTTAAATCAGATGCTTCAATAATTGCTAATTGGTTAGAAGATACTGAAATAACACAATATTTAAACGAAAAACAGAATGTAAGTAAAAGTATTAAAGATATAATGTATAGAATAAATATGCCTATTCTTACTCATTTATTTAATCAAAATGGTAGTTTTTTTATGGTAACAACTAATGAAAAGGAACCTGTAGGATTTTTAAGACTTGTTCCTAAGAATAATATTGCAGAAATGGTTATAGTAATAGGAGATAAAGATAAATGGGGTAAAGGATTAGGAACTAATGCAATCTTAGAAGGGTTAAAACATGCATTTTTTCAGTGGAGAGTTGATGAAGTTGTTGCAAAAATTAATTTTAAAAATCAACGTTCAAGAATGGTATTTAAAAAAATTGGATTTACAGAAGATAAAGAGTTAGCAAAAGAAATGCAATATTCTATGTCTATAAAGAAATTTTTAAAATTAGTAGCATAA
- a CDS encoding diguanylate cyclase: protein MNDVGNDKRNQINNIVSVVKLSSLLFSAIAIFKCFFSGNNKMLDYKNNMSAIHIISATILIFSLIYCIWAFLTTNKFRGRYIKSIYFIENIVLILLFFVVVLGTGTYASQYKFLFLFMIIITTIQSGMKYGIIIACLASLIILIMDIVCVPNLVVNEYFEQDLILAGVFILTAWPLGFYVKVESEHIKKLESLVNKDGLTNVYNHRFFHDALSKEIIECEEKNEALSMIFIDIDYFKHYNDLYGHQKGDKVLKTIGEILKNNTREEDIVARYGGEEFAVLLPNTPEKEAINIAEKIRGKIEYTYFEGEENQPNGNLTVSMGISVYPYKAKSDMELIKSADDALYRAKFFNKNRVEAYTSILDELKNDIDEKHIDLVTSIKTLISVINAKDRYTYGHVERVVLYSRLLADKLKLSEEDKKIFIYGAYMHDIGKINISKEILNKKMPLAKEEWEILKQHPVNGVEIIKPVSSLQNISDLILHHHERYDGKGYPDKLKGDNIPFLARALTVVDSFDAMTSNRPYNRRKTYEEAIEELKRCSGTQFDSYIAEKFIEVIIENKDSFDDLSLL from the coding sequence ATGAATGATGTAGGAAATGATAAACGTAATCAGATAAATAATATAGTATCCGTAGTAAAATTATCTTCTTTATTATTTTCAGCTATAGCAATCTTTAAATGTTTTTTTAGTGGAAATAATAAGATGTTGGATTATAAAAATAACATGTCTGCTATACATATTATTTCCGCTACTATATTAATTTTTTCTTTAATATATTGTATATGGGCATTTTTAACAACTAATAAATTTAGAGGAAGATATATTAAGAGTATATACTTTATTGAAAATATAGTACTTATTTTATTATTTTTTGTTGTAGTTTTAGGAACAGGTACTTATGCTAGCCAATATAAATTTTTATTTTTATTTATGATTATAATAACAACTATACAATCAGGAATGAAATATGGAATAATAATAGCGTGTTTAGCTTCATTAATTATTTTAATTATGGATATTGTATGTGTGCCTAATCTAGTAGTTAATGAATATTTTGAACAGGATTTGATATTAGCAGGAGTGTTCATACTTACAGCCTGGCCTTTAGGTTTTTATGTAAAGGTGGAAAGTGAACATATTAAAAAACTTGAAAGTTTAGTCAATAAGGATGGACTTACCAATGTATATAATCATAGATTTTTTCATGATGCTTTAAGCAAAGAAATAATAGAGTGTGAAGAAAAAAACGAAGCTCTTTCTATGATATTTATTGATATAGATTATTTTAAGCATTATAACGATTTATATGGTCACCAAAAAGGAGATAAGGTACTTAAAACTATAGGTGAAATATTAAAAAATAATACAAGAGAAGAAGACATAGTAGCAAGATACGGAGGAGAAGAATTTGCAGTGCTGCTACCTAATACTCCAGAGAAAGAAGCTATTAACATAGCAGAAAAAATAAGGGGAAAAATAGAATATACTTATTTTGAAGGTGAAGAAAATCAACCTAATGGTAATTTAACTGTATCAATGGGGATATCTGTATATCCTTATAAAGCTAAAAGTGATATGGAACTTATTAAGAGCGCTGATGATGCTCTTTATAGAGCTAAATTTTTTAATAAAAATAGGGTTGAAGCTTACACTTCTATTTTAGATGAACTTAAAAATGATATTGATGAAAAACACATAGATTTGGTTACATCAATAAAAACATTAATAAGTGTTATCAATGCTAAGGATAGATATACATATGGGCATGTTGAAAGGGTAGTTCTTTATAGTAGATTATTAGCGGACAAGCTTAAATTATCTGAAGAGGATAAAAAAATTTTTATATATGGAGCCTATATGCATGATATAGGTAAAATAAATATTTCAAAGGAGATATTAAATAAAAAGATGCCTTTAGCAAAAGAAGAATGGGAAATACTAAAACAGCATCCTGTAAATGGAGTTGAAATAATAAAACCTGTCAGTTCCCTTCAAAATATTTCTGATTTAATATTACATCATCATGAAAGATATGATGGAAAAGGTTATCCAGATAAGCTTAAAGGAGACAATATACCTTTTCTTGCTAGAGCATTAACGGTAGTAGATAGTTTTGATGCTATGACCTCTAATAGACCTTATAATAGAAGAAAGACTTATGAAGAGGCTATTGAAGAACTAAAAAGGTGTAGTGGTACCCAATTTGATTCGTATATTGCAGAAAAGTTTATAGAGGTTATTATAGAAAATAAGGATAGTTTTGATGATTTAAGTTTATTATAA
- a CDS encoding cyclic lactone autoinducer peptide, giving the protein MKKLSKRVLMLVATFTTLLASIVASSACYWCVYQPKEPKCLREE; this is encoded by the coding sequence ATGAAAAAATTAAGTAAAAGGGTATTAATGCTAGTTGCAACATTTACAACTCTTCTTGCATCTATAGTAGCATCATCAGCGTGTTATTGGTGCGTATATCAACCTAAAGAGCCAAAATGTTTAAGAGAAGAATAA
- a CDS encoding accessory gene regulator ArgB-like protein: MINAETISNSVATKIASELNLDNNKKEVIAYGTFAFFQTIFSIFLIIMLGYLFNVQIEALMISFTISILRKFSGGVHANSPNNCAIIGTIICVGFAIIVVFLTSSLVNLNILLFLGVIIFVWSYYIIYKLAPVDSKAKPIKKSKKIKRLKKSSIITLSIYLVIILINFILYYKMGNKKFIIYSLCVYSGIVWQTFTLTQYGHLVVKKLDDFLNYIYRYYKGGQKS; this comes from the coding sequence ATGATTAATGCAGAGACAATATCCAATTCTGTTGCTACAAAAATAGCTTCAGAATTAAATTTGGATAATAATAAAAAAGAAGTTATAGCTTACGGGACTTTTGCTTTTTTTCAAACTATATTTTCTATATTTCTTATAATTATGCTTGGATATCTATTTAATGTTCAAATTGAAGCTTTGATGATATCCTTTACAATAAGCATACTAAGGAAGTTTTCCGGTGGAGTACATGCTAATTCTCCAAATAATTGTGCTATTATAGGAACAATTATTTGTGTTGGGTTTGCTATAATAGTAGTATTTTTAACAAGTTCATTAGTTAATTTAAATATACTATTATTTTTAGGGGTAATTATTTTTGTGTGGTCTTACTATATTATTTATAAATTAGCCCCTGTAGACTCTAAGGCTAAACCTATAAAGAAATCTAAAAAAATAAAAAGGCTCAAAAAAAGCTCTATTATAACATTAAGTATTTATTTAGTTATTATATTAATTAATTTTATTTTATATTATAAAATGGGAAATAAAAAATTTATTATATATTCTTTATGTGTATATAGTGGAATAGTATGGCAAACATTTACTCTTACACAATATGGGCATTTAGTAGTGAAAAAATTAGACGATTTTTTAAATTATATATATAGATACTACAAAGGGGGACAAAAATCATGA